The Lepisosteus oculatus isolate fLepOcu1 chromosome 4, fLepOcu1.hap2, whole genome shotgun sequence genome window below encodes:
- the lrit2 gene encoding leucine-rich repeat, immunoglobulin-like domain and transmembrane domain-containing protein 2, translating to MDTIYAALVIACICLHANPVVSYCLSGCSCTNDSYGRSLLCMTSALRRIPENIPQDFRKVRIENSFLTELPRGSFARIGALEYLWLNFNNITVMNMKSLEGLKNLTELRLQGNKLRSVPWTAFQDTPVLKILDLKHNRLDVLPEHALRHLPGLTYLDLSFNQLTVISRDVFLNWPLYHSAEQNGRREESASNVVLALHDNPWLCDCRLRGFVQFIRSLSPPVILMNSYLTCRGPQFMAGKFFHEVEIKNCMKPVATAPITNISLPLGVNITLICLAKARPDPAVWWTYGLKIIRGFNETQTHVDEDTIKSELVIPSLQLPDRGTYTCTANNFIGNSSVSIMVNATGPESSSPFSSVFPLPSAEENIYIDIRIAKQTVYGITLEWYAITQNPSETWYTIHFGKYDDAKKEMIYIGPGINSYSVTDLLPATKYEVCIALKNQSPRRGQCVVFVTGSDITELEQREKLIHIVVIVCAMVLAVPAGMYACTTETRFSCFDRCSELCKRRRHAEKSGKSGERQGTFDSLQAGSDEGLCRDSSEDKRRRRRSDDRIQKARADQRTAAGLY from the exons ATGGACACCATTTATGCTGCATTAGTAATAGCTTGCATTTGTCTTCACGCCAATCCAGTTGTTTCTTACTGCTTGTCTGGTTGCAGTTGTACAAATGACAGTTACGGGAG ATCACTGCTTTGTATGACGTCCGCCTTAAGAAGAATTCCAGAAAACATCCCGCAGGATTTCAGAAAAGTCCGAATTGAAAACTCCTTCCTTACGGAATTACCTCGTGGCTCGTTTGCTAGAATTGGTGCTCTGGAGTATCTTTGGCTAAACTTTAACAATATAACGGTTATGAATATGAAGAGTCTGGAGGGTTTGAAGAATTTGACGGAGCTGAGACTGCAGGGGAACAAACTGCGCTCAGTACCTTGGACAGCGTTTCAGGATACACCTGTTTTAAAAATTCTGGATCTGAAACATAACCGTCTAGACGTTCTTCCAGAACACGCGTTAAGACATTTGCCAGGCCTGACCTACTTAGATTTATCCTTCAATCAGCTTACTGTCATATCCAGAGATGTCTTTCTGAACTGGCCTCTTTACCACTCGGCAGAGCAAAACGGAAGAAGAGAGGAGAGCGCGTCTAATGTCGTGTTGGCTCTCCATGACAACCCCTGGCTGTGTGACTGTCGCCTGAGAGGCTTTGTCCAGTTTATCAGATCTCTCAGCCCGCCTGTCATATTGATGAATTCCTACTTGACTTGCAGAGGCCCACAGTTCATGGCAGGCAAGTTTTTCCACGAAGTTGAAATAAAGAATTGCATGAAGCCAGTGGCCACTGCACCTAttacaaacatttcactgcctCTGGGGGTAAACATTACTCTTATATGCTTGGCTAAGGCACGGCCAGATCCAGCTGTCTGGTGGACATATGGCTTGAAGATTATAAGAGGATTTAATG AGACGCAGACTCACGTAGATGAAGACACCATCAAGTCAGAGCTGGTGATCCCGTCATTGCAGCTACCAGACAGGGGGACGTACACCTGCACTGCCAACAACTTTATTGGCAACTCCTCAGTCAGCATAATGGTAAATGCCACAGGCCCAGAATCGTCCTCCCCCTTTTCATCTGTGTTTCCCTTGCCCTCGGCAGAAGAGAATATTTATATCGACATCCGCATTGCAAAACAGACAGTCTATGGAATCACTCTGGAGTGGTATGCCATAACACAGAACCCCTCTGAAACCTGGTACACCATACACTTTGGGAAATACGACGACGCCAAGAAAGAAATGATCTACATCGGACCTGGCATCAACAGCTACTCAGTTACTGACCTGCTGCCTGCAACAAAGTACGAGGTGTGTATCGCACTGAAAAATCAGTCTCCCCGAAGAGGCCAGTGCGTCGTGTTCGTGACGGGCAGCGACATCACCGAACTCGAGCAAAGAGAAAAGCTCATTCACATCGTGGTTATTGTGTGTGCCATGGTGCTGGCAGTGCCAGCAGGAATGTATGCCTGCACCACCGAAACCAGGTTCAGCTGCTTCGACCGGTGCTCCGAGTTATGTAAAAGACGAAGACACGCGGAAAAGAGCGGGAAATCAGGAGAAAGGCAGGGCACCTTTGACAGCTTACAGGCGGGCAGTGATGAAGGGCTCTGCAGAGACTCCAGTGAGGACAAAAGGAGAAGAAGAAGGTCAGACGACAGAATACAGAAGGCCAGAGCTGACCAAAGGACCGCTGCTGGGCTCTATTAG
- the lrit1a gene encoding leucine-rich repeat, immunoglobulin-like domain and transmembrane domain-containing protein 1a, translating to MFLSFKWVFCLVLGGLPLVWSSCPSQCSCFYHNLSDGSKARSVLCNDPEISLVPANFPLDTSKLRIEKTAIKRIPSEAFHYLSNLEFLWMSFNSLSTLNTDSFRGLYSLDELRLDGNALTSFPWESIVDMPSLRLLDLHNNQITSIPPEVTVYIKNLTYLDLSSNNLVTIGSDVLATWLAVKPVQDVYSENSKVILGLHDNPWVCDCQLYDLTQFLRSPSSSVAFIDTRLRCADPESLSGVLFSDVELRKCQIPTVHTAVARVRSAVGNNVLLRCGTIGVPIPDLAWRRADGKQLNATVQQEVSKEGIIWSILSVPAVSFQDSGKYVCKASNFVGSADAVISLIITDAVKSDNQTGNPKRTKGKKTNGIGKAAYQEKLVARYVVPTTTTSTPETEPRHYTGQYPELENYSIPVSGANGQMSIPMNREGLLEVDKTNLAANTSSLQQEPERVVRSVKVIGDTDHTVSLTWRAPTAKNTTMFSVLYAIFGERDMRRINVDPGKNRITIEGLMPKTKYIACVCVKGLIPKKEQCVIFSTDEAASANGTQKLINVVVITVACVIAVPLTLIVCCGALKRRCKKLLGRKSKDIQDSYVTFETLSPGTKTKGLEGEYLTRLNPEESNRLLSARSSLDSEATAKIEGQPNEYFC from the exons ATgtttctcagttttaagtgGGTTTTCTGTTTGGTATTAGGGGGTCTACCTCTAGTGTGGAGCTCATGTCCATCTCAGTGCAGCTGTTTTTATCACAACCTCAGCGATGGATCTAAGGCAAG GAGTGTACTTTGCAATGACCCGGAGATCTCTCTAGTTCCAGCCAACTTTCCGCTTGACACCTCCAAGCTCCGAATTGAGAAGACCGCAATTAAGAGAATTCCAAGTGAAGCCTTCCATTACCTCTCTAACCTGGAATTTTTGTGGATGTCATTCAATTCTTTGTCGACACTGAATACTGACAGTTTCCGTGGTTTATATAGCCTAGACGAGTTAAGACTGGATGGCAATGCGCTCACTTCATTTCCCTGGGAATCGATTGTAGATATGCCCAGCCTTCGATTACTCGATTTACACAACAACCAGATTACTTCAATCCCGCCCGAGGTAACAGTTTACATAAAAAACCTGACGTACCTGGATCTATCCAGCAACAACCTTGTTACCATAGGTTCAGATGTTTTGGCGACATGGTTAGCTGTTAAACCCGTCCAGGATGTCTACAGTGAGAATTCCAAGGTGATTCTAG GACTACATGACAACCCCTGGGTATGCGACTGCCAGCTTTATGATCTCACACAGTTCCTGAGGTCTCCATCATCCTCAGTAGCTTTTATAGACACCAGGCTCAGGTGTGCTGATCCAGAGAGCCTCTCAGGTGTTCTGTTTAGTGATGTGGAGCTCAGAAAATGCCAGATACCAACAGTGCACACTGCTGTAGCAAGAGTAAGGAGTGCTGTGGGCAACAATGTCCTGCTCCGCTGTGGAACTATTGGAGTGCCCATCCCAGACCTCGCGTGGAGGCGAGCAGATGGGAAACAACTGAACGCGACAG TTCAACAGGAGGTCTCGAAAGAAGGCATCATTTGGTCTATCTTAAGTGTGCCAGCTGTCTCCTTTCAAGACTCTGGGAAGTATGTCTGCAAAGCCTCAAACTTTGTAGGGAGCGCAGATGCTGTCATTTCTCTTATCATAACCGATGCTGTGAAGTCAGATAATCAAACTGGTAACCCAAAAAGgaccaagggaaaaaaaacaaatgggatTGGAAAGGCAGCTTATCAGGAAAAACTTGTGGCTAGGTATGTAGTTCCAACAACTACTACCTCAACACCAGAGACTGAGCCAAGGCATTATACTGGACAGTACCCAGAGCTTGAGAATTATAGCATCCCTGTCAGTGGAGCGAATGGACAAATGTCCATTCCCATGAACAGAGAGGGGCTACTGGAAGTGGACAAAACAAATCTCGCAGCGAACACCTCTTCTCTCCAACAGGAGCCAGAACGTGTGGTTAGGTCGGTGAAAGTGATTGGGGACACAGATCACACGGTCTCTTTAACATGGAGGGCACCCACTGCCAAAAACACCACCATGTTCAGTGTCCTGTATGCAATCTTCGGAGAGAGGGACATGCGCAGAATTAACGTTGATCCAGGCAAGAACAGGATCACCATTGAGGGACTGATGCCAAAGACAAAGTATATTGCTTGTGTGTGCGTCAAAGGACTGATCCCCAAAAAAGAGCAGTGCGTAATCTTCTCAACAGATGAGGCTGCCAGTGCTAATGGAACCCAAAAGCTCATTAATGTGGTTGTAATCACTGTTGCCTGTGTGATAGCTGTCCCTCTAACACTAATTGTCTGTTGTGGTGCGCTGAAAAGGCGCTGCAAGAAACTGCTAGGAAGAAAGTCGAAAGACATCCAGGACTCTTATGTCACATTTGAAACTTTGTCTCCGGGGACAAAAACAAAGGGCCTGGAGGGCGAATACCTGACAAGACTCAACCCAGAGGAGTCCAACCGGTTGCTCTCGGCCAGGTCTAGCCTGGACTCCGAGGCCACTGCTAAGATTGAGGGACAGCCAAATGAGTACTTCTGCTGA
- the rgra gene encoding retinal G protein coupled receptor a, whose amino-acid sequence MVTSYTLPEGFTDLDVFGLGTALLVEGLLGFCLNGLTILSFCKIHELRTPSNFLVFSLAIADIGICMNATIAAFSSFLRYWPYGSEGCQTHGFQGFVTALASITFMAAIAWDRYHQYCTRTKLQWSTSITMVTFLWLFAIFWSAMPLLGWGEYDYEPLRTCCTLDYTKGDRNFVSYLLPMAFFNFVIPFTIMLTSYQSVEKKFKKTGQNKFNTGLPVKTLLICWGPYSLLCLYAAVENATVLSPKLRMIPAILAKTSPAINAFLYGLGNENYRGGIWQFLTGQKIEVTQTDNKSK is encoded by the exons ATGGTGACTTCGTACACCTTACCTGAAGGATTCACTGATTTGGATGTGTTTGGATTAGGCACTGCTCTTCTTGTGGAGG gtcTGCTTGGATTCTGTCTCAACGGGCTCACAATTCTTTCTTTCTGTAAAATACATGAATTGAGGACTCCAAGTAACTTCCTAGTTTTTAGCCTTGCTATTGCCGATATTGGAATATGCATGAACGCCACCATTGCTGCGTTCTCCAGTTTTCTGAg ATACTGGCCTTATGGTTCTGAAGGGTGCCAGACTCATGGGTTTCAAGGATTTGTGACTGCACTCGCAAGCATCACCTTCATGGCAGCCATTGCCTGGGACAGATACCACCAGTACTGCACTC GAACAAAATTACAGTGGAGCACTTCGATTACAATGGTTACCTTCCTGTGGTTGTTTGCTATCTTCTGGTCTGCCATGCCTCTGCTGGGGTGGGGCGAGTATGACTACGAACCTCTGAGAACATGCTGCACTTTGGACTACACCAAGGGAGACAG AAACTTTGTCTCATACTTGCTGCCGATGGCGTTTTTCAACTTTGTAATCCCTTTTACCATCATGCTGACCTCTTATCAATCAGTGGAGAAGAAGttcaagaaaactggacagaaTAAG ttcaATACTGGCCTGCCTGTGAAGACACTTCTGATTTGCTGGGGACCCTATTCACTTCTATGTCTGTATGCTGCTGTTGAAAATGCCACAGTCCTCTCTCCTAAATTAAGAATG ATCCCTGCTATTTTGGCTAAGACATCACCAGCAATCAATGCATTCCTTTATGGTCTTGGAAATGAAAACTACAGAGGAGGCATCTGGCAGTTCCTCACTGGACAGAAGATTGAAGTGACTCAGACTGACAATAAGTCCAAATAA